In Brachypodium distachyon strain Bd21 chromosome 5, Brachypodium_distachyon_v3.0, whole genome shotgun sequence, the genomic window GTCCTTCTGAAAGTGCCATTTACAGGGAGAGGAAAGGGGACAGCTTGCTAGTTGTGGGTGTGTATGTAGATGACCTTGTGATAACAGGAGACAAAGCATCTGACATAGATCAGTTCAAGAAGCAAATGAAGACCATGTTCAAGATGAGCGACCTTGGTCTCTTGAGCTACTATCTGGGGATAGAAGTGCACCAAACTGAACATGGTGTGGCTCTATGTCAGAGTGGGTATGCAAGTAAAATTCTTGACAAGCTCGGCATGTCGGATTGCAACCCAACCCAGGCTCCAATGGAAGGAAAACTCAAATTGAGCAAAGCAAGTAAAAGTGCTGAAGTAGATGCAACTCAGTACAGAAGTCTTGTTGGGAGCCTGAGGTACTTAGTCCATACTCGACCTGATATTTGTTATGCAGTGGGCATTGTCAGTCGATTTATGGAGAGGCCTACCACTGAACATCTCGCTGCAGTGAAACATATTATGAGATATGTGAAAGGGACACTGAATTTGGGCTGTGTCTACAAGAAAGAAGGGGATGTTCATGTGGCAGGGGTATCGTGACAGCGATATGGCAGGTGATATTGATGACCGTAAGAGTACTACGGGAGTAATCTTTTATCTGGGATCATCTCCAGTGAGCTGGGTATCTCAAAAGCAGAAAATTGTTGCTCTTTCTTCATGTGAAGCTGAATTCATTGCTGCCACATCTGCTGCCTGCCAAGGTATTTGGCTATCGCGTCTCCTCGCAGAGCTGTTGGGGAGAGAACCGGAGAAGGTAGAGCTGAGGATTGACAATCAGTCAGCTATACAGTTGTGCAAAAATCCTGTCTTTCATGACAGGAGCAAGCATATAGAAACCCGGTTCCATTTTGTGAGAAACTGTGTGGAGGAAGGAAAGATCTCAGTGAATCATGTGAGCACTGAAGATCAGTTAGCTGACATCCTGACGAAGGCGCTTGGACGGATCAAATTTCAGGAGATGAAGAGCAAGATCGGCATACAAGTTGCTGCACAGGTGCCGCATGGTTAAGGGGGTGAATTGTCACATTAACCAAGCCGCACCAGAAGATTTCCTCCTTAAGCTTGATCGTTTTTCAGTTTAGATTATGCTGGTACGTGGGCCTGTCCCGCATCCACTCGTTTTCTGTTTTGCTTAGCAGATAAGGCCAGAGGCGTGCTGAGTTCACACTGCGGTGACTAGTTCCTGACTACGCATGGTCACGTCCGTGGGACGGCACGGGAAAACCGGATCATGATGCAGCGTAATTGGCGAGTTAGTTGGAGATTgaataaaaggaaagaaagcCAGAAAAGACGCAAGGCATTACGCGTCGCAAACAACCTCTGAGTCTACGGTGTTCGCGTGTGTGCTCTGCTCGTCTCCATCTTGTCCACCTCGCCACTGTGAGTCTCCGGAGTTTTTCTGTCAGACAGGTGGGTTTGCTTACACATCATCATGTCACAGCTTAATTAAGCATGAAACAGACTCCAAACCCTACATACACCGTGTGCGTTATAACCATACACACAGCACACACGATGTATGTCACAAACAAGTACCATAACAATAACCCAAGCAAGTTCCATAGCcatgaataaataaattaataaaacaCACAATGCATACTTTACAAATCTAATAAATGTCTAGGCATGAGAGAGAGAATTTTACAAACTTGGCATACAACTCCTATGCATGTATATGAACTACAGGAAACAGGACATGCACAAAAATTATCGAAGCCAAATCAAATTCTAATGAATTTGTCCTGATTTAGCACCGGTTTAAATCTAGTTTAAGTTATACCCATCGGATTGGGAATCCGATTCCACCAGCGGGTCACTAAGGTCAAAGGGAAACTTTCTTAAGTTGGGGTTCAGCTCAGATGGTAGATGTAAGATGGAGATCATGGGCTATGTTAGTAATTGACACAATGACATTGATGTTGTAGGAGGTACGGTCATCGGATCGAGAATCTGTCTCCTGTTCTAGGCTACTGGAGATGAATATAATTGAGCGACATGAATGGAGTTTACAACAACTAGGTATAGGATGTGTATGGCATGACCGTATCGGTCGCGATCGGCATGGATTTGAGAACACATGCCCAAAACAATTAATTGAACAGGAGGTCCTGTCTAGGACTTAGAACAGATATTGATGAGTCTATGTGTAAAAGGAATTTGGACAGGACTCACCGAAGATGATGGAATCGTTCAGCGAAGGCAGCGGCTGAACTTGACGAGGATGAACGAAATTGGAGAGTTCTAGTTGACTATTCTCACTACAGGTCAGGGCGTAGGCTTCGCTGCATCTAGGTGCTGCTCCTGGCGCGAGGGTTCGGCTCATGGTGATCCAGTTCGCCAGAACCGGCCGAGGGGCGGTGCTGCGGCGGCATGGCTTCAGGATGACGAGGCCAACAACATCGGATGCATTGGAAACCTTGCCAAGAAGATAGAAGGGGATTATGTGAGTTCCCAGATAAGAGGATTTGCAGAACGGAGATACCTCGCGAGCACTCCTTCAagaatggcggcggcggccggcaggaTAGACAATGATTCCACGGGCTATACAATTGTTGTTTGGCAAAACTCTGAATAAGGGAACGAATGATAAGAGGAAGAGGCTCGAAGTGACGTGGTTGGATTTGTGTTTTCTGGGCTGAGGAAGGAGATCGGGAAACATTGGCTGTTTCGGTTTGGAGAggaacggtcgggagcgagggAATCGGAGGGGAATTCCAGGGCGACGGTGCCTTGGAACTGCAGAGCTGTGCTCgtggaagaagaaaacgaGCAGGAGGAGAGGCGGCTTGCGGCTTGGTTGGGCAGTTGGGCTAGCTGCTCGGCCTGAAGTTGGGCCATGGAGAGAGATATGGGCCAGGGAAAGGAGACAGGAGGGCGATGGGCTAGAAAGGGAATTTCAGCCCAAAgtctaaaaaggaaaaagggacCTTTCCTTTTTCCAAATGAAATAAACTCCGATCAAACATCGAATCAACTCTGAAAGTTTCAGGGAATTCAAATGCGCAAATTTGAGTGTGAAGAATCCGAATAAAATACTAACGAACAAAGAGAGTAAGTGTAAATCGAGTTAAATTCTTATTGGTGTTAATTCAATTTAAATTCAAACAATCGTGAAATTTCCAATTAAGCTTTGATAAATCCAATGAAATTTTCAGTACTCAATTTTAGGAAAAAGATTTTTAAAAGCTCAAAAAATTTAGTCTGTTACACTCTCAACGATCATGTTGTGCATGATCACACAGGCAGTCATGACCTCTCACATCTGATGTTTCGACCAGGTGAGAGCAGAGTACGGGACAATGGCTTTCaactcatcatcatcaaacgAAGCATCAACGTTAATATTTACACAATCACTCGGCGGCTTTGTCCAGCCCTGCTTCCTGATGTTGAAACCAAAGCAAAGTTCTGCACCATAGCCTGGATAGAAAAGCAAGCCCGGTCGCACGCCATTGTAGGCTCCTTATGCATGAACTGTCTGGCGTCGCCACCACAGATGCCACACTGTCACAGCAATGGTTTCACAAAAATGATCAACATGCACAGGGGATCTCAAAGGTGAACAAAGAAGGAATTCTAGTACcgcactactacagaaaagatcattagtaacggtcgaaaaagtgcatcagtaacgggcgtcCTGATGCGGTCGTTCTGCCCGTTACTAATGATGCcaccatcagtggcggttgaCACCCCACGACCGACACTAATACATATTTCgcgattttaaaaaaaagccgGCCACAAGCCGGCATATTTTGATCGTGGCCGAATAAAAATTCCAAATCAAATATTAAGCACCCCAAATCAGAGATTACAGCagtaaaaatcacaaaaaaataaCGAAAAAAGATCCGAAGCTCTCCCTCGCCGGATTCAGCCACATCGCCCtccatggcagcggcggctcctTGGTCGAGGCTGTGAACGCCGGATCCGTGCGGTCGAGGCAGGTCGGAGCCGGaacttcctcctcgcgcgcgGTTCTTCGTTGGTGGCGACGACGTCTCCCTCcggctgcagagagagagcatgagagagagaaaagagagcctgagagagagagaacgaagagggagagagggaacTTACCGATGGCTCGGCGACGCCCTCCTCGGCTCCAGCGGAGGCGGCTCGGGGGATCCGATGGCGCCGCTGTAgatggcggcgggcggtggggaggaggagccgcgGCGAGCTCGTGCAGAGGGCGACGACGCGGGCTCGCGCGGAGTGGCGGCTGGGCGAGCTTGCGCGCGGAGGCGGTGGGGCGGCACGGTGGCTCTCGCGGGCGCCGGTGGAGGAGATAGAGAGAGGGAGGCTcgcgggaggagggaggagagagcaCAGGGGGATGCAgtgggggtggcggcgcaaagggagagaaaaggagaggatGGATGGGTTAGGGTTATTAGGTCCTTTTATATAGAATGAAGGAGTGGGTTCTGTGCTTGGGCCCAAAATGGCTTGGCCCAACGGTCATAACAGagagcccgccactgatggccTGGAACATGATTTTGTTGTTGTAATTTTATGTTTCACATAATGTACAAATATTGAATATGACTAAATTGTTCTATATGTTTATAAATATGGTATAATTTGTGTGCAAATTGTATAGGTGCTATCTTGAACCATATTCATAtacttgcttcacaaaaaAAGCAATATTTGCATTTAGAAAattcaataaaaaattaataaaaagTTGTTGAGCTCTTTTACAATGTTGTTTGACATGGAAATATGCACCTCTCTGCAAAAAATGAATGCACATCATGAATTATGGCATAGAAATGGTTGTGATTTTGATCATTTGGCTTGAAATTCATAAACATTCATACCTAATAAGCCATTTGGATTAAAACCAAAAGTTCAACTATGGGAACAAATTGTACTACACATGTCATTTTTGAAATGTGAccatatgatattattattcCACTAcgttaagcaagaaaaaaataagacttcagcaaaaagaatcacatttttctgattttttatgaattagttatgatttttcaatcttcaaaggtctttctgattttttatgaattagttatgatttttcaatcttcaaagGTCTCAgggggtcatcagtggcgggcctgtatgtaaagcccgccactgatctgtgcttttgtgatttttgcaatttttcatATTTAGCCATTAGTGGCGGGTTTTCCGTGACCGTCACTAATGACGGTTCATCAGTGACGAGCGTGGTGCGCCCGCCATTGATAAGGGATTAGGAGTAACGGTTGTTTTGCGCCTATCACTGATGAgggttcatcagtgacgggcgtggtgcgcccgccactgataagGGATTAGCAGTAACGGTTGTTTTGCGCCTATCACTGATGAGgattcatcagtgacgggcgtggtacgcccgccactgatgagggattatcagtaacggttgttttgcgcccgtcactgatgagagttcatcagtgacgggcttGGTGCGCCTGCCATTgatgaggggtcatcagtgacgggcgtgaTGTGCCCGTGACTGATGAGATTCATCAGTGATGGACAGGGAAGGCCCGTTACTAATGATCCGTCACTTatatcatgttttgtaatagTGCCGCCGGACCCACCCGGTCCGTCATGCATGCCTCCTCGATATTTGCACTACTCATATCGAGCAACTTCCAGATCTCTTTTGCCCGGTAGCATTGAAACAAAATATGCTTAATATCTTCCTGGCCAATGTTACATTGTGGGCATTGGGGATTGACCTTGACATCCCGATCAGCTAACACAACATGAAAGGGCATTGCACCGTGAAGCGTTTTCCAAAGAAATTTTTTAACTTTTACCGGGACATGCAAGGACCAAATCTTGCGCCAAATTGGATGTTCGCCCACTGGGCGTCTCCCTCCTTGGCCATGCTTGCGACGCTCAAACTAACGATGCCACTCTGCACGGTACGCGGACCtaacggagaaagtattaGTCTTGGTAAGTTCCCATGCAACAAAATCCTCCCAATCATTTGCAGGAAGTGGAACTGCCAAGAGTAAATTTTACTTCTTGTGGAGCACTTTGTGCAAAGTTGCTTAACAAATATGCAAAGTTGCTTAACAAATATGTTTGTCTCATGTCGTGACCATATATGTAATCTCTATAAAGGGTGTGCCTATTGAAATATATGGtttgctttaaaaaaaacacctgACATCACCTTTGGTTCACACGATCAACCAAGAACTGAAAACAATCTGATTTATCAGCTCCCACCATAGCCGGCAGACCAAGGTACTTGTCTGATAAAGCTTCAGTCATGATATTCAGGATGTTACAAACACTCCGTTCTATCCACTGCAGTATTTGGACTTGAAAAACGCTAAATTTTTCCAATGACAAGTTGTCCAGACGCTGCACAATACGTGTCCAGATACTCCTTAGACATTCATCATTATTCGTATCAGCTTTCATGAGAATTAACGAGTCAGGCAAATAAAAGATTACTAACAGCCGGCACTTCCTTGCACACCGGAACACCCTGAAGTGTACCGTTATTTTCAGCTTCCAAAAGTAGTGCCGACAATCCCTCATCCCTAATAATAAAAACAGTAAGgtttccttcgtcgtcgtccgccgtgCATCAATTTTCGTGCCTGTCCTGATTTTCCGTGTCTCCTTACACTCCATCGAATCTTTCTTTTCCTATTTCCACAGCACTGCCTTTCCGGGCCGTCACCGCCGACTCAGCTGCCCGCGCAGCACCTCCCTGCAATGAtacgcgtcggcgccggattAGATTCCTGTGGAAGAGACGAGTAAAGGGGTCCAGGGCTGACCAGCGCTATCCACCCCCGCGCAGTTCCTCATGCACTGCGCCACCGCGTGTTCCGTGACCTTCTTCTGACGTCAGTcacggccggcgggcggcgtggaCTGGGTGCCATGTCCGTGGCCGCGGCTGCTAGCATCGACCCCGAGAAcattttgattgaatgtcCAATTATATTATTATGTTTTGTATAGATATGAATTTTCGCGTGCACATGTTTAAGAGGCCGTGACAACGCACGGACAGTGTACTAGTTACATGATAAGAAAAGATAGGGTGATAAAGGATCCCCTATCGGACCCCACGAGACAGGGCGAGCAAGTCAGTTTCCGAAGCATTGAATCTCACTCGGTATAAAACCGAGGTGACGCACGACATAACCAGTTGAACCCATCCACGATCAAAGCCCAACTTCAACGACACACCTGGGAACATGGGCGGAGCCAGCCCGCTCCGAGAGCCAGGGCAAAACATACATGGATTAGTATAATAGCTGCATATTCGCCTTCAGATAATCATAGTAATTAGCATAAAAAGTTCTGTCGAGTACGGGCAGTTGCCTGGGTCGCCGGGCAGAGCCAGCCACTGCCTGGGAAGAAGGGCCATTTGACCCGATTGTACGCCTTGTGCATATCAAGCTTCACTGCACACAGCATCTTTcccttgcttcttcttctttatgGTATGGAAGCATTCATAAGCAACAAGGATGTTATCCGTAATCAACCTTCTGGGACGAAAGCACTCTGAGATTGGCTAACAATTTCAGGAAGCAAGTTCTTAAGTCGGCCAGTGATCAGCTTCGAAAGCACTCTTGAGTGGCCCGTCTAGTTTCTATCTTCTTCTGTTTTGAGAGGGTATAGTTTCTGAGCTCTCCCCGGCCGGCCTGGCCCACGGGGATTGGGCCACCGTAAACCCGGCTGAGTGGGCCTAACCAAACGAGGCCTTATTATGCCGGTACTGGCGGAAGGCTTATTATTCCATATGTGCGGGGAATAGCCCAAAACCTGCGCCTCTCTCGGTGGCAGGACCGATCCGAGTGCTTCGGTGGGTCTGGACTACGGATCTACTAAGCCGGGCCGGGCTGTGCGTGAGACAGAATATAAGTACCCCACCCCGCACCCCGTTTCGTTGAAACCCTAGCCTAGGACAAGCCAgcgtcggcggcagcggctacACCAGCGAAAAACAGAGAGCGGCGGCGAGTGGTGGCGGGGTGAAAGGCGAGGTGAGGGCGTCTCGTGAGACGGAGATGGTCGGGGAATCCTGCAAAGTTTGTGGAAGGGGATCGAGATTGGCGGTTCCAGGAAGGAGATGGAGATTGACGATTCCTGGAAGATGGGGATTGACgattccgggaaggagatgCATTGGGAATCCACGCGGTTCACGCGCACGCGTGTATTCAGGGAGATGGGCATCATCGTGACCACGGAGATAATTTCCCTGCTGATGGAGATAGATTTCCTGCCGAGGGATCAGGAAATCTTGGTTGACAACCTTCTTCCCTTACAAGGAAAGTCGTTGTTAGTTCGGAGGAAGAACAGAAATCAGCTAAGATCTGGACCTTCGCGGAGGTTCCCTGAAAGGGAGCACATGCCGGATCAGGCGAGCAAGAGCTCCCATGTCAGTTCGATCTCGGAGCAGATGTCGATGTGCTCGAGCGAAATCCAAGAGAAGTTAGTACAATACTTCAATTTTCTCTTACACGAGATGAAGCGCGTGGGCTACATGATGAAACACATGGCATCTATTAAGAGGGAAACCGGTATCCCCATCTCCGTGGACAAGATTGTCGATCTGCTTCAGAGCACGTCCAGATTAACTCAGATCTCCTGCCGTGTAGTTGAGATGATGAAAGAAATTACAAAATCAGTTGAGGAGACTTACGCTGACCACCGTGCCGGCTGGGAAAATACATGGGGCAACAAGAGCGGACTTCGCATTGGCTTCGAGGATTTAAGTAAGCATGCCTATCTCACTTAACTTACTCTGCTTATTAGTTTGCTCCCTGCTCTTGGTCTAGGCATGTCTCAATGCAAGCAGATCACTTACTTCCGTCCTCCTTTCATAAATTATGGGAAGGGAAGAGAATGGCTTTACTTCTCTTATTTAGTAATTCATGTTATATTTCTAACATTGCACTCTTTGGTGCTGCAGCCACATTGAGCCCTATGCACTTCACATACCGCCAACCCGGACTCATCCCACGTGGATACACTTCAATTTGTGCGAGCACTTTGCAGATCTACTCCTTGGAAATTACTGAACTAAAAGGTAACTTGAAATGGCCACTCTATGTGTATGGTGTGGTCGCAGCTCGAGACACCGTGGACCACAAACGCAACCTTCTCTTCTGTCGATCAAGGGCTAATTGCCAAGAAGTCACTGAAAACGTATGTATTGCATTCAACTCCTTCATTTTCCTTATTTTCTTCTCCTGCCTGCTATTTGGTTGATTAGTTCATTGCAATTAAGTATAATGATGATAATCCCTGCAGGCTAAATTTTTGCACTTGATTGGCCCATCTCGTGCAATTCTGGCTTTGGATTATGTTCACTTTGAATTTGAACTGAAAATGAAAGATGGAAAGTCAGATAGAGATTTGATCACTCGTGCCTACCGTTACCATGGTAGACACCATACTTGTAACATCAGCAACTGGAATTGTGCACTAGAGTTAAGCCTTGACCGTCTTCTTGAAACAGTCCAGGCCACTATCTTGTCGGTTCGTGTTGGTGAAGGCGAGTCATGGCCTTTTGAATATGGAGTCCGAGTTGCTTGCTACTCACAATCTTTGGAAGTTGTAGAAGTTGACAGTGAGGGCGTTGTTGGAGAGGTTACTGGTCCCAAATCTGGGCAAGTTGATTTGCTTCATTGTTGTGACAAACCAGTGCCTCTAGGGCCAGATGGTTACCTTCATCTATCAAGGCAGGTTGTTTCAGTAGAACAACAAGATTGTCTTAAAGTTGTCATCGAAGCATACTCATCACCAAAGCTTGATATTGCTGCCCGAGGTCATATCTACTTCCCCCAGGAGTACTGCAACATAAGCCATGGTACATGTCTCCTTGGCCAGTTAAAGGTGGAGATTAGTGTTGCCTGGTCCTACCTGGCCGCCGACAAGTTGCATCTCTTGAAAGAGGAATATGCTTAATGGGTGCCCAGGCATGTGTGTTGTGGACTGATACCCCTTTGCCTGATTATGGGCCAGTTTTTTTCGGCTTCAGCTTCTCTAGAAACGGCTTCAGCTTCTCTACCCCCAGAAACTGTGGTGGGGAGAAACTCCAGACAAACTTGCAgtccagttcttttcggcttttgGCATTTCAGCTTATTATATGATCTGTCTGTTGAAAAATCTGTAATACCCCTGCTCCGAAATTGTCTTAGCTATTTGACTAATTGTAATACACGTATATCGGATAAAacgataaaataaaaataataatagcCAAATATTAAAATTAATAATGCGTGTTGTTTTTGATACTTCAGAGTACCCAAAAATATTACATAAATGTTGGATTTCCACAAAAGGACGTTAAATATAAAAACCACATAACAACTAATCCGAAGGCACGGTGCTCGCGGCAATAGAATCACGTACCGTCGTCATTGTGCCATCATCCGTTGGTGCTTGAGCATCTACACCTGAAGTAGGTCCATCTTCATGAACATATCCTCCTCTCTCAACCTCATCAAAATGCTGATCACGAAGCTTGCTATCACGAATGTAGTTATGGAGACATGCGCATGCAGTAACTATCTTGCTCTGAGCCAACATGCTCTACTGTGGTATGCCAAGGAGTATTCGTCATTTCATCTTGAGAACACCAAAAGATCTTTCAATGACATTCTGTAGAGACGAATGGCGATTATTGAAGGTCTCTTTTCTTCCAACCGGAGGGTTATGCTCAAACTCAGGCATATGGTATCGCTGCCCTTTGAATGGTGCGAGATATCCAACTCTATTTGGGTGCCCGGAGTCGACGAGGTAGTATTTTCCtagcaagaagaaaacaaacttAAAAAATATGGAACTTGGCAAATATACTAGACATAGGAAATAAAAATTATTACCTGCCGGTGGGTGTGGATAATGGTTATATTTGACCATAGCTTCTGACCATACACGGGTGTCATGCACTGATCCAGGCCATCTAGAGACAACAAAAGTGAATCTCATGTCAAAATCACACATTACCATCACATTCTGACTTGTAAACCCTTTCCTGTTCATGTATTTGATCTCCTCTTCTTTAGGCACAATCACATGAATGTGTGTTCCATCTATGGCCTCAATGGCATTTTTGAAATGaggccaattttttttttctttttaagtcTGGGATGCACATGGCTGTGAGTTGGATCATTCGGTCTAAGATAATCACCAGTCATGCCATCCACACATTCCAAAACCTCATGAAACTTCTTGTTAATGACAGACCTACCATGTTCAAACCGATCTGCTACATTGTCCGTGGTCTGACATGTCCCCAAAGTCCATAAAAAGAGTGCCAATGCTTCTTCGGTGGACATATTGCAAGTTGGAGTGAGTTCATACTTCTGAACCAACAAATCATGTAATGGAAAAAACACGGACCTGCACATCCTGAACATAGAGTAGAAAGTTTTTGGATTGTTTGCCTTATCTTCAACCCACTGGATGCCTGACATCAATGGTAAACGTCTTGGAGCATACGGAACCTTCTGTACCTCCTGTATATAACAAGCAACCGCAACCATGCATATCTCTAATTCCTCGTCTTCTTCATCAAAAGATTTGTCCATCTGCCACatgaccaaaatcaaataattaGACTACACAAACAGCAGGTCCATACACAAATAAGgaaatctgaaaaaaaaacaatttaacCAAACAACAAGTAGATACACAAATCTGAACACAAACAACAGGTCTATAAACAAACAGCAGGTACATACACACATCTGAACACAAACAGCAAGTGCAAACAACATGTTCCATTGAAACACAAACAAGAAGTCCATACATAGCAGGAAATAGTCTCACAAGTGGAGAATTAATAAGGTTCAACACAAATAAGGAAATAGTCTCACAAGTGGAGAATTAATAAAGTTCAACACAAATAAGGAAATCTGAATGCATATGTTCCAGATTTGATAATTAAATCTAATTATtattctttctctcctcccaTGTCCTCTTGAGCCAATCAACCCGCTGTTCAGGTGTGGCCTCTTCCAAGCAGCTGAATGCATCACGGTACTCTTCTTCATGAAGAGTTGGGAAGCATAGAAGTGTGCATCACTGCCAAGCACACCTCCATCTTGAACCActaaagccatcatttctttCAACTCTTGCCTCACTGGATCAACCGTCACTTGAGATGTCACGGAGTTTATGCTATTCTCCCTCCTCTCAAATATCTCCACCATGCGTTCCAACGCTATTTTGGAAGAATTCTCGGTTGCAATCTTTGCGGCAGCGGAGGGACTAGGGGAGTAAGGACAGAGCCTCTTCTTCAGTTTATTCAAACGTGGCTGAGCGGGGCTTTCATCATCCAATTCACAACCTGAGTCTCCTTCACCATCCAAGTTGACTTGTGATGGAGGTGGCACCCTCGCATGCTCATTGGTGACACTATGGAGATAAAAAATCTCTCTCATTTTTTCCTCATCCGCAAGAGGAGCATGCCTATTGGCTGCATCTAGACGTCTCTGTGAAGAAATGAAGCAACAATTGGATTAGTTCAACATTTGGt contains:
- the LOC100832293 gene encoding uncharacterized protein LOC100832293, which encodes MEIDDSWKMGIDDSGKEMHWESTRFTRTRVFREMGIIVTTEIISLLMEIDFLPRDQEILVDNLLPLQGKSLLVRRKNRNQLRSGPSRRFPEREHMPDQASKSSHVSSISEQMSMCSSEIQEKLVQYFNFLLHEMKRVGYMMKHMASIKRETGIPISVDKIVDLLQSTSRLTQISCRVVEMMKEITKSVEETYADHRAGWENTWGNKSGLRIGFEDLTTLSPMHFTYRQPGLIPRGYTSICASTLQIYSLEITELKGNLKWPLYVYGVVAARDTVDHKRNLLFCRSRANCQEVTENAKFLHLIGPSRAILALDYVHFEFELKMKDGKSDRDLITRAYRYHGRHHTCNISNWNCALELSLDRLLETVQATILSVRVGEGESWPFEYGVRVACYSQSLEVVEVDSEGVVGEVTGPKSGQVDLLHCCDKPVPLGPDGYLHLSRQVVSVEQQDCLKVVIEAYSSPKLDIAARGHIYFPQEYCNISHGTCLLGQLKVEISVAWSYLAADKLHLLKEEYA